One genomic segment of Nitrospirota bacterium includes these proteins:
- the hemF gene encoding oxygen-dependent coproporphyrinogen oxidase, with the protein MTKENLRNEAEKYFLDLRDRICSIFEEIDEGGVFQRSPWQREKGGGGVISLMKGKVFEKVGVNCSTVFGELDSEFGQKLPGYQKYFFATGISLVAHMFNPKVPAVHMNLRYIETDHPWFGGGTDLTPFFPFEEDTRDFHQALKAACDKHHPEYYPKFKKWCDEYFYLEHRKEPRGIGGVFFDYLDDDMEKKFLFIKEIGEAFLDVYPKIASRRKKLPFTDEEKEHQLYRRGRYVEFNLMYDRGTLFGLKTGGNIDAILMSLPPIVKWK; encoded by the coding sequence ATGACAAAAGAAAATCTTCGTAACGAAGCTGAAAAATATTTTTTAGATCTGAGAGACCGAATCTGTTCAATTTTTGAAGAGATTGATGAAGGAGGTGTGTTTCAGAGAAGCCCCTGGCAAAGAGAAAAAGGGGGGGGTGGGGTTATCTCTCTCATGAAGGGAAAGGTTTTTGAGAAAGTGGGGGTGAACTGTTCCACCGTTTTTGGAGAACTTGATTCCGAGTTCGGACAAAAGCTACCTGGATATCAAAAATATTTTTTCGCGACCGGAATCTCCTTGGTGGCCCATATGTTCAATCCAAAGGTTCCTGCAGTACATATGAATCTTCGTTATATTGAAACAGACCATCCCTGGTTCGGCGGCGGAACGGATTTGACTCCCTTTTTTCCTTTTGAAGAAGATACCCGCGATTTTCATCAGGCTTTAAAGGCCGCCTGCGATAAACATCATCCCGAATACTACCCCAAGTTCAAGAAATGGTGTGACGAATACTTTTATCTGGAACATCGAAAAGAGCCAAGAGGAATTGGAGGAGTCTTTTTTGACTACCTGGATGACGATATGGAGAAGAAATTCCTGTTTATCAAAGAGATCGGTGAAGCTTTTCTCGATGTTTATCCAAAGATCGCTTCTCGCAGAAAAAAACTTCCCTTTACCGATGAAGAAAAGGAACACCAGCTTTACCGGCGCGGACGATACGTCGAGTTTAATCTGATGTATGACCGGGGAACCCTTTTTGGATTAAAGACCGGTGGCAATATTGATGCAATTCTGATGTCCCTCCCTCCCATTGTGAAATGGAAATAG
- a CDS encoding DEAD/DEAH box helicase, with translation MLFTDLSLSDGLLRKIKSLNFSQCTPIQEKTLPLTLQGKDVAGQAQTGTGKTAAFLIALFNRLQTLPKRSSEEGSPLSLVIAPTRELVLQIKQDALHLNPDDQFKIHAVFGGMDYEKQLNQFKEGVDLLIGTPGRLIDYFKQKCYHLKSIKILVIDEADRMFDMGFIPDLRYLLRKATPYHQRQTLLFSATLNFKVMELAYEHMNNPEKVVISPEQMTADKVEQILYHVEKSKKFFLLQGLLEKIPSARVLIFVNTKQAGEEICNRLERRGKTVRAITGDIPQIQRVKIMEDFKKGNLNLLVATDVASRGLHIDGVTHVINYDVPQDPEDYVHRIGRTARAGAEGIAITLACEDYVYGLEAIEEYILQKIPVEWAEEDLFLDLPHTPFRGKKKSARPVLNRKRKEFKSRK, from the coding sequence ATGCTTTTTACAGATCTTTCTCTTTCTGACGGGTTACTCAGGAAGATTAAGAGTTTGAATTTCTCTCAATGTACCCCGATCCAGGAAAAGACCCTTCCGCTCACTCTGCAAGGAAAAGATGTCGCAGGTCAGGCTCAAACCGGAACCGGAAAAACTGCCGCATTTCTAATTGCCCTGTTCAATCGGCTCCAGACCCTTCCTAAAAGATCTTCTGAGGAGGGTTCTCCCTTGTCGCTTGTCATTGCGCCCACCCGAGAACTGGTATTGCAAATCAAACAGGACGCGTTGCATCTCAATCCCGACGACCAATTTAAGATCCATGCCGTTTTTGGTGGAATGGATTATGAAAAACAGCTCAATCAATTCAAAGAGGGGGTGGATCTCTTGATCGGAACCCCAGGCCGATTGATCGATTACTTTAAACAGAAATGTTACCATTTGAAATCAATCAAAATATTGGTTATCGATGAAGCAGATCGTATGTTTGACATGGGATTTATTCCGGATTTGAGATATCTGCTTAGAAAAGCGACTCCATATCATCAGCGTCAGACACTTCTTTTTTCGGCAACGCTCAATTTCAAGGTGATGGAACTGGCTTACGAGCATATGAATAATCCCGAAAAAGTGGTGATATCACCTGAACAGATGACCGCGGACAAAGTGGAGCAGATTCTTTATCATGTCGAAAAATCCAAAAAGTTTTTTCTCCTTCAAGGATTATTGGAAAAGATTCCTTCGGCACGCGTCTTGATTTTTGTGAATACCAAACAGGCAGGTGAAGAGATTTGTAACCGCCTGGAACGAAGAGGAAAAACCGTTCGGGCTATTACCGGAGATATTCCCCAGATTCAGAGGGTGAAAATTATGGAAGATTTCAAAAAAGGAAATCTGAATCTACTGGTGGCGACCGATGTGGCTTCGAGAGGGCTTCATATTGACGGAGTGACTCATGTGATCAACTACGATGTTCCGCAAGACCCCGAAGACTATGTCCATCGGATTGGGCGTACGGCCCGGGCAGGCGCCGAGGGGATTGCCATAACCCTTGCGTGCGAAGATTATGTCTACGGATTGGAGGCAATTGAAGAATATATCCTGCAGAAAATTCCTGTTGAATGGGCTGAAGAAGATCTCTTTTTGGATCTCCCTCATACGCCCTTCCGGGGAAAAAAGAAATCAGCCCGCCCGGTTCTAAATCGCAAAAGAAAAGAATTTAAATCCCGAAAATAA
- a CDS encoding tryptophan synthase subunit alpha, giving the protein MNRIEKSFQKLKLREEKALITYVMAGDPDLRTTQKIIAALEDGGADLIELGVPFTDPLADGPVIQKAAGRGLKSGTDLAGIFRMVKSVRKHNQIPIILMSYFNPVLQYGLRRFCLHACQAGVDGVIIPDLPAGESDTWTSLANESGLDTIYLLAPTSSDQRIKKVSEDSSGFIYYVALTGITGAKLTFSNEIGSKIGYIRKRSQLPIAVGFGISSPGDAYKISRNADGIIVGSAIVGKIEKSARSALVPSLTKFVSSLKKAILKP; this is encoded by the coding sequence TTGAACCGGATCGAAAAATCGTTTCAGAAATTGAAATTGAGGGAGGAGAAAGCGCTCATTACCTATGTGATGGCCGGTGACCCGGATCTCAGAACCACACAAAAAATTATCGCGGCGCTTGAAGATGGAGGAGCGGATTTAATCGAACTAGGAGTTCCCTTTACGGATCCGTTAGCAGACGGCCCGGTGATTCAAAAAGCCGCAGGGCGTGGTTTAAAAAGCGGAACAGATCTTGCCGGCATTTTCAGGATGGTGAAGTCCGTTCGCAAACATAACCAAATTCCTATCATTCTCATGAGTTACTTTAATCCCGTTTTACAATATGGCCTGAGACGATTTTGTCTCCACGCCTGTCAAGCTGGGGTTGATGGCGTCATTATTCCCGATCTTCCGGCCGGGGAATCGGATACCTGGACTTCCCTGGCGAATGAATCCGGATTGGATACCATATATCTCCTGGCTCCTACGAGTTCCGATCAAAGGATCAAGAAAGTATCCGAGGATTCCTCCGGTTTCATTTACTATGTTGCCCTCACCGGAATTACCGGCGCTAAACTCACTTTTTCCAATGAAATTGGGAGCAAAATTGGGTATATTCGAAAAAGAAGCCAGCTTCCCATAGCCGTTGGATTCGGGATCTCCTCTCCGGGTGACGCTTACAAAATTTCGCGAAACGCCGACGGCATTATTGTAGGATCCGCTATTGTCGGAAAAATCGAAAAAAGCGCACGTTCGGCTTTAGTCCCCTCACTGACGAAATTTGTTTCCTCGCTGAAAAAAGCCATACTCAAACCCTAA
- the trpD gene encoding anthranilate phosphoribosyltransferase — protein MSQVLKKALSKLIEKISLTEEESYEVMKQIMEGVATESQIAAYMTALRMKGETVLEIIGSARAMREKATRISPHVSVIVDTCGTGGDQKGTFNISTTAAFVLAAAGLTVAKHGNRSVSSSCGSADVLKSIGVNIELTPEKVEALINKIGIGFLFAPLYHGSMRHAKKPREEVGIRTIFNILGPLTNPASATIQVLGVYQAELTEIMAKVLIGLGTEHCFVVHGMDGLDEISLTDKTLIAEGVDGVVKSYIIEPEDFGFKKCTMNDLAGGSAEENGKILLEILKGEKGPRREIVLLNAIPALVAAKKAKNFKEAIPLAAAAIDSGKALQKLQNLIEFSNL, from the coding sequence ATGAGCCAGGTTTTAAAGAAAGCACTTTCGAAACTGATCGAAAAAATATCTTTGACTGAAGAGGAATCTTACGAGGTGATGAAACAGATCATGGAGGGCGTTGCGACAGAATCCCAGATTGCCGCCTACATGACTGCGCTTCGGATGAAGGGCGAAACCGTACTGGAAATTATCGGTTCAGCAAGGGCGATGAGAGAGAAAGCAACCCGGATTTCACCGCATGTGTCGGTCATCGTTGATACTTGCGGAACAGGAGGAGATCAAAAGGGAACGTTCAATATTTCAACCACGGCCGCATTTGTCCTCGCCGCCGCGGGATTGACGGTTGCCAAGCATGGGAACCGTTCGGTTTCTTCTTCCTGTGGAAGTGCCGATGTCTTGAAAAGTATCGGTGTGAATATTGAATTGACTCCCGAAAAAGTGGAAGCACTGATTAATAAAATCGGGATTGGCTTTTTGTTTGCCCCGTTATATCACGGTTCGATGAGACATGCCAAAAAGCCGAGAGAAGAGGTCGGCATCCGGACGATTTTCAACATCTTGGGCCCTTTAACCAATCCCGCTTCCGCTACGATTCAGGTTTTGGGAGTCTATCAGGCAGAGTTGACCGAAATCATGGCCAAAGTCTTGATAGGATTGGGGACTGAACACTGCTTCGTCGTCCACGGGATGGATGGACTCGATGAGATCAGCCTGACGGATAAGACGCTTATTGCTGAAGGTGTGGATGGTGTCGTCAAAAGCTATATCATTGAACCGGAAGATTTTGGATTTAAGAAGTGCACGATGAACGATTTGGCCGGGGGGTCTGCGGAGGAAAACGGGAAGATTCTACTTGAAATTTTAAAAGGCGAGAAAGGTCCCAGACGGGAAATTGTCCTTTTGAATGCGATTCCGGCCCTTGTTGCGGCCAAAAAGGCGAAAAACTTTAAAGAGGCTATTCCCCTGGCGGCAGCAGCGATTGACTCGGGAAAGGCCCTCCAAAAACTACAGAATTTGATCGAATTTTCCAATCTATAA
- the trpB gene encoding tryptophan synthase subunit beta, which translates to MKSKVPDDRGYFGDFGGKFVPETLIPALEELESAYFRARKDVAFQKEVRELLRHYVGRPTPLFFASRLTEKLGGARIYLKREDLCHTGAHKINNTIGQVLLAKKMGKKRIIAETGAGQHGVATATVSSLMGMECEVYMGLEDMERQSLNVFRMNLLGAKVTPVKIGSKTLKDAISEAMRDWTTHIRTTHYVLGSVLGAHPYPMMVRDFQSVIGVEARKQILKEERKLPDYLIASVGGGSNAIGLFYPFLNDRKTKMIGVEAGGRGLSAGNHAARFAGGRPGVLQGTHTYLLQDRKGQIQLTHSVSAGLDYAAVGPEHSYYREKKRIEYSWVGDAEALRAFDLLSKTEGIIPALESAHAVAQVARIAPELSRRKIIVVNLSGRGDKDVMQVARMKGFPLKW; encoded by the coding sequence ATGAAATCAAAGGTCCCGGATGATAGAGGTTATTTTGGCGACTTTGGAGGAAAGTTTGTTCCCGAAACTTTGATTCCGGCGCTTGAGGAACTCGAATCCGCTTATTTCCGCGCGAGAAAGGATGTTGCTTTCCAGAAAGAGGTCAGAGAACTCCTTCGTCATTATGTCGGGCGGCCCACACCGCTCTTTTTTGCCAGCCGGTTGACTGAAAAGCTGGGAGGGGCGAGAATTTACCTGAAAAGAGAAGACCTCTGTCACACCGGCGCTCACAAAATAAATAATACGATCGGACAGGTTCTCCTTGCCAAAAAGATGGGAAAGAAGCGAATTATCGCTGAGACCGGGGCAGGCCAGCATGGCGTCGCGACCGCAACAGTCTCCTCCCTGATGGGAATGGAATGTGAAGTTTATATGGGTCTGGAAGATATGGAACGGCAATCGCTCAACGTCTTCCGGATGAATCTTCTGGGGGCGAAAGTGACTCCGGTCAAAATTGGAAGCAAGACTTTAAAAGATGCCATTAGCGAGGCAATGCGGGATTGGACGACCCATATCCGGACGACTCACTATGTCCTAGGATCGGTATTAGGAGCGCATCCTTACCCCATGATGGTGAGAGACTTTCAATCGGTTATCGGGGTCGAGGCGAGAAAACAGATTCTTAAAGAAGAGCGAAAGCTTCCGGATTATTTAATTGCCTCTGTTGGGGGAGGGAGCAACGCGATCGGTCTTTTCTATCCCTTTCTGAATGACCGAAAAACGAAAATGATCGGTGTTGAAGCGGGAGGGAGAGGACTTTCAGCAGGAAATCATGCTGCCCGATTTGCCGGTGGCAGACCCGGTGTTCTTCAGGGAACTCATACCTATCTTCTCCAGGACCGGAAGGGACAAATTCAGTTGACTCATTCAGTTTCGGCTGGGCTCGATTACGCGGCCGTAGGTCCGGAACATAGTTATTACCGGGAGAAAAAGCGGATTGAATATTCCTGGGTGGGAGATGCCGAGGCGCTTAGGGCGTTTGACCTTCTGAGCAAAACCGAAGGAATCATTCCGGCTCTCGAAAGCGCTCACGCCGTGGCCCAAGTTGCAAGAATTGCGCCAGAACTCTCGAGGAGAAAAATCATCGTGGTCAATCTTTCCGGCAGGGGTGATAAAGATGTCATGCAGGTGGCTCGAATGAAAGGTTTCCCGTTGAAATGGTAA
- a CDS encoding phosphoribosylanthranilate isomerase, which yields MIRIKICGITNLEDAQAAVDEGADAIGFIFYPKSPRVISYRQAGEIVRALPPFVSAVGVFVNESADKIREAAKVASLSHVQLHGEESPLFCENLGLSVIKAFRISVPEDLDPIKNFAVRGILLDSYQRGEFGGTGIPFDWKMLNRFSSSKPVILSGGLNPDNIREAIEQYTPNAVDVSSGVEKSPGIKEREKMKRFIQLARGIR from the coding sequence GTGATCCGGATAAAGATATGCGGAATTACCAATCTGGAAGATGCCCAAGCGGCGGTAGACGAAGGTGCGGATGCGATCGGATTTATTTTTTATCCGAAGAGCCCCCGCGTCATTTCATACCGGCAAGCGGGGGAAATCGTCCGAGCACTTCCGCCTTTTGTTTCTGCAGTAGGTGTTTTCGTTAATGAATCGGCAGATAAAATTCGCGAAGCGGCAAAAGTGGCCTCCTTGTCCCATGTTCAGCTTCATGGGGAAGAATCGCCTCTGTTTTGTGAAAACCTGGGTTTAAGCGTGATCAAGGCATTTAGAATTTCTGTTCCGGAAGATCTGGATCCGATCAAGAATTTCGCGGTGAGGGGAATTCTGCTTGATTCATATCAAAGGGGAGAGTTCGGGGGAACAGGAATACCCTTTGACTGGAAAATGTTGAATCGATTTTCTTCAAGTAAACCGGTCATCTTGTCAGGAGGTCTGAATCCTGACAATATAAGAGAAGCGATCGAGCAATATACCCCAAATGCCGTCGATGTCAGCAGCGGAGTAGAAAAAAGCCCGGGGATAAAAGAGAGGGAGAAAATGAAACGGTTTATTCAGTTGGCCAGAGGGATTCGATGA
- the trpC gene encoding indole-3-glycerol phosphate synthase TrpC — translation MFLDEIVSRKKEDVRAKKNKKYLAELKSKLVRLQERNGRLPGHSFQEVLSQREKFPTATPLHLIAEIKKASPSKGIIREKFEPVEIAGIYENAGATAISVLTEEHFFMGSVAHLEEVRNKVELPLLRKDFLVDEIELMEAKAYGASAVLLIVALLEPNQMVEYFLQAKEIGLDVLTEVHSEKELEKILEWAPVIGINNRDLTTFDVDIGTTLRLLKYIPKDRVIVSESGLSKKEDLLPLIERGVQAVLIGETFMKETEIQTAIENLFPKKRILE, via the coding sequence ATGTTTTTAGATGAAATCGTCTCCCGGAAAAAAGAAGATGTCCGGGCGAAAAAAAATAAGAAATATCTCGCTGAATTAAAATCGAAACTTGTCCGCCTGCAAGAGCGAAACGGGAGGTTGCCCGGTCATTCATTTCAGGAAGTGCTTTCTCAGCGCGAAAAATTTCCAACCGCCACGCCGCTCCATCTGATTGCGGAGATCAAGAAAGCTTCTCCTTCGAAAGGAATTATTCGTGAAAAATTCGAACCTGTTGAAATAGCCGGAATCTATGAAAACGCGGGGGCAACGGCCATTTCAGTTTTGACGGAAGAGCATTTCTTTATGGGCAGCGTGGCACATCTGGAGGAGGTTCGAAATAAAGTTGAACTACCGCTGCTCAGGAAAGATTTTCTGGTTGATGAAATCGAATTAATGGAAGCCAAGGCCTATGGCGCATCGGCCGTACTCCTTATTGTCGCTCTGCTTGAACCAAATCAGATGGTAGAGTATTTTTTGCAGGCCAAGGAAATCGGATTGGATGTCCTGACCGAAGTCCATTCGGAAAAAGAACTTGAAAAGATATTAGAATGGGCCCCGGTCATTGGCATTAATAACCGGGATCTGACCACCTTTGATGTCGATATCGGCACGACGCTTCGCTTGTTGAAATATATTCCGAAGGATAGGGTGATCGTAAGTGAAAGCGGGTTGAGTAAGAAGGAGGATCTATTACCCTTAATCGAGCGAGGTGTTCAGGCGGTCCTTATTGGTGAGACCTTTATGAAAGAAACCGAAATTCAGACTGCCATTGAGAATCTCTTTCCAAAAAAGAGGATTCTGGAGTGA
- a CDS encoding aminodeoxychorismate/anthranilate synthase component II: protein MILVIDNYDSFTYNLVQYLGELDQMLEIRRNDEITLSEIGKMTPERIVISPGPGTPKQAGISIDLIRRFGGEIPILGVCLGHQAIAEAFGGDVVRAERLMHGKTSPIFHDQKTIFKGLLSPFEATRYHSLIVKKETLPSCLEISAYTAEDEIMGVRHREYLIEGVQFHPESILTSEGKKLLKNFVHLKPVTTR from the coding sequence ATGATACTTGTTATTGATAATTACGACTCTTTTACCTATAACCTGGTGCAATATCTTGGGGAACTTGATCAGATGCTCGAGATTCGCCGAAACGATGAAATTACCCTGTCTGAAATAGGAAAAATGACGCCGGAACGGATCGTAATTTCTCCTGGTCCTGGTACGCCGAAACAGGCTGGTATTTCGATCGATTTGATTCGCCGTTTTGGAGGTGAAATTCCGATTCTGGGAGTCTGTCTCGGTCATCAGGCAATTGCCGAAGCTTTCGGAGGGGATGTCGTTAGAGCCGAAAGGTTAATGCACGGCAAGACTTCACCGATATTTCATGATCAAAAAACCATTTTTAAAGGGCTGCTCTCTCCCTTCGAAGCGACGCGATATCATTCCCTGATCGTGAAGAAGGAGACGCTTCCTTCGTGTCTTGAAATATCAGCTTATACTGCGGAAGACGAGATCATGGGGGTGCGACATAGGGAATATCTCATCGAAGGGGTTCAGTTTCACCCTGAATCGATTTTAACATCTGAGGGAAAAAAACTTTTGAAGAATTTCGTCCATTTGAAACCGGTTACCACCCGATGA
- a CDS encoding citrate synthase — translation MEYAYSPGLAGVPAAKSKISYLDGQKGLLEYRGISIEQLAEHSTFIETAYLLLFGKLPSQKELDRFDADIREHRRIKFRITDLMKCLPESGHPMHVLQATVAALGMFYESKDVINAETQYISAVRLIAKIPTIIAAYYRMRGGDQHIVPREDLGHSENFLYMLGGKIPHPTVARALDICLILHAEHTMNASTFSGMVTASTLADPYTVVSSAVGTLRGPLHGGANEEVLIMLREIGDRSNAVSYLEKKIAKKEKIMGFGHREYKVKDPRASILQKVSKKLFDQVGKSPLYEIAEETERAAEKLLSHKGLYSNVDFYSGIIYDKMGIDSDFFTPLFAMGRVSGWLAHWLEQVKDNHIFRPTEIYEGVRGIHYVPVAKRG, via the coding sequence ATGGAATATGCTTACTCACCAGGTCTCGCGGGAGTTCCGGCGGCAAAATCCAAAATTAGTTATCTTGACGGACAAAAGGGTTTGCTGGAATATCGGGGAATATCGATCGAACAGCTTGCGGAGCACAGCACATTTATAGAAACCGCGTATCTTCTCCTTTTCGGAAAACTTCCTTCACAAAAAGAACTGGACCGATTTGATGCAGATATTCGTGAACATCGCCGAATCAAATTCAGGATTACAGATTTGATGAAATGCCTCCCGGAAAGCGGCCACCCCATGCATGTTCTACAGGCCACGGTTGCGGCCCTTGGAATGTTTTATGAATCAAAAGATGTCATCAATGCTGAAACACAATATATTTCTGCGGTACGCCTGATCGCGAAGATACCTACGATTATTGCAGCTTATTATCGAATGCGGGGAGGCGACCAGCATATCGTCCCTCGAGAGGATCTCGGCCATTCCGAAAATTTCTTATACATGCTGGGTGGAAAGATTCCCCACCCTACGGTGGCGCGGGCGCTTGACATCTGCCTGATCCTTCACGCCGAACATACCATGAACGCGTCGACTTTTTCAGGAATGGTCACCGCCTCCACTTTGGCCGATCCTTACACCGTTGTATCATCGGCAGTTGGAACGCTTCGGGGACCTTTACATGGCGGAGCCAATGAAGAGGTTCTGATCATGTTGCGGGAAATTGGAGACAGGTCCAATGCGGTCAGCTACCTGGAGAAAAAAATTGCTAAAAAGGAAAAGATCATGGGGTTCGGTCACAGGGAATACAAAGTCAAAGATCCCCGGGCATCGATTCTTCAGAAGGTCTCTAAAAAACTCTTTGACCAGGTCGGAAAATCTCCGCTTTACGAAATTGCAGAAGAGACTGAAAGGGCAGCCGAAAAACTTCTTTCACATAAAGGGCTTTATTCAAACGTCGATTTCTATTCGGGTATCATTTACGACAAAATGGGAATTGACTCCGACTTCTTTACGCCGCTCTTTGCCATGGGAAGAGTTTCAGGATGGCTGGCACATTGGCTTGAGCAGGTCAAAGACAACCACATCTTCAGACCCACCGAAATTTATGAAGGAGTAAGAGGCATCCACTACGTACCCGTCGCCAAGAGGGGTTAA
- the trpE gene encoding anthranilate synthase component I — MYFPNFKDFKQKSKEGNLIPVFREVLADFETPVTAFLKIDQGDYSFLLESVEQGEKIGRYTFMGSTPFLVFESKGKQVTLIRDGKKEVIRDVADPLLKLQELMASFKPVAVDGIPPFHGGAVGYISYDAVRFMEKIPDLLPDPLKVPDLFFLITDTILVFDHINHRIKVISNAWIKSDVQKAYDEAVRKINRIIKRLESKFLKPKEKVAAKKSSPLFYETSKKEFLKAVASAKEHIRAGDIFQIQISQRISKSISVDPFTLYRALRQVNPSPYLFYLKLKELKIVGSSPELLVRSVNGKVQTRPIAGTYRRGTTKEEDLQLEKKLLADPKERAEHVMLVDLGRNDLGRVCDYHSVHVDEFMIIEKYSHVMHIVSNVVGDLNKGKNAFDSLKACFPAGTLTGAPKIRAMEIIETLEKSRRGVYGGAVGYFSFSGNLDTAIAIRTMVVHKNRVYFQAAAGIVADSVPESEYEETLNKMKALMKALELAEEGL, encoded by the coding sequence TTGTATTTTCCGAACTTCAAAGATTTCAAACAAAAGTCAAAAGAAGGGAATCTAATCCCGGTTTTCAGGGAAGTTCTGGCCGATTTCGAAACGCCGGTTACCGCATTTCTCAAAATAGACCAAGGTGACTACTCTTTTCTCCTGGAAAGCGTCGAACAAGGAGAAAAAATCGGCCGGTATACTTTCATGGGGAGTACCCCTTTTCTGGTTTTTGAGAGTAAGGGAAAACAGGTGACCCTCATTCGAGACGGAAAGAAGGAAGTGATCCGGGATGTAGCCGATCCCCTCCTTAAGCTTCAGGAACTGATGGCGTCTTTCAAACCGGTTGCGGTGGACGGAATTCCCCCGTTTCACGGGGGTGCAGTGGGTTATATCAGTTATGATGCGGTCCGGTTCATGGAAAAAATCCCGGATCTTCTTCCGGATCCCCTCAAAGTCCCGGATCTCTTTTTCCTCATTACAGATACAATCCTTGTCTTTGATCATATCAATCATCGAATAAAAGTCATTTCAAATGCCTGGATTAAATCTGACGTTCAGAAGGCTTATGACGAAGCCGTCCGAAAAATAAACCGAATTATCAAGCGATTAGAATCGAAATTCCTTAAACCGAAGGAAAAAGTCGCCGCAAAAAAGAGTTCTCCCCTTTTTTACGAAACCTCGAAAAAAGAATTCTTAAAAGCGGTTGCGTCCGCAAAAGAACATATCCGCGCAGGTGATATTTTCCAAATCCAGATTTCCCAAAGGATATCAAAGTCAATTTCGGTTGATCCCTTTACCCTTTACCGGGCGCTCAGGCAGGTTAATCCTTCTCCCTATCTTTTCTATTTAAAGCTGAAGGAATTGAAAATTGTCGGTTCATCACCCGAACTATTGGTACGATCCGTGAATGGTAAGGTACAGACCCGGCCAATCGCCGGGACCTATAGAAGGGGTACAACAAAGGAAGAAGATCTCCAACTTGAAAAGAAGCTCCTGGCAGATCCGAAAGAGAGAGCAGAACATGTGATGCTGGTTGATCTGGGAAGAAACGATCTCGGGCGGGTTTGCGATTACCATTCCGTTCACGTGGATGAATTCATGATTATTGAGAAGTATTCCCATGTCATGCATATTGTTTCAAATGTCGTGGGAGATTTAAATAAGGGGAAGAACGCGTTTGATTCATTGAAGGCCTGTTTTCCCGCCGGGACTCTAACCGGGGCGCCCAAAATACGGGCCATGGAAATTATTGAAACCCTTGAAAAAAGCCGGAGAGGGGTCTACGGCGGAGCGGTCGGCTACTTCTCTTTTTCTGGAAATCTGGATACGGCCATCGCGATCCGTACGATGGTGGTACACAAAAACAGAGTCTATTTTCAGGCGGCTGCCGGAATTGTTGCTGATTCTGTTCCGGAGAGCGAATATGAAGAGACGCTGAATAAAATGAAAGCGCTGATGAAAGCCCTGGAATTAGCGGAAGAAGGATTATAG